The following nucleotide sequence is from Oligoflexus sp..
GCGGATAGGGGGTCGACTTCAGCTCAATCACAAGGTCCTTCTCGGTTTTCAGAGCCAGCTGAGTCATGAAGCTCTGAAGCTTGGGCCAGAGGCCATGTTCCTGAGGGATGCCGAGCCCGACCACCAGATGGCGAGCGCAAAGCGGGCTGGGAAGAAGACAAAACACGAGAGCCAAAGCACTGGACCAATAGCGCATGGATGCCTTCTTAAGGTTGTGCACCTAGACAGTTGTGGCTGGTTAAAAATAAGGGCATGGTTCTAGCTTTACCTAATTTCATGCCATAATTCAAGTTTCCGTCAGATTTGACAGTGAAGGGGGATTTATGACTAAAAAAGAACTGGCGATTTCGTTTTTGAAGATGGTGGCAAGCCGTGACATCCGGCGGGCTTATGAACTCTACATCGCGCCCGAGTTCATTCATCATAATCAGTTCTTCAAGGGCGATCGGCAATCCTTGCTGCTGGCCATGGAAGAGGCTGCGCGGGTGAATCCGCACAAGGTCCTGACGGTGAAGCAGGCTTTCGAGGACGGGGACACCGTGATCACGCATTCCCATGTGAAGCAAAATCCTGAGGATCCAGGAGCAGCGGTCGTGCATATCTTTCGGTTCAAGAACGATCGCGTCGTTGAACTCTGGGATCTGGGGCAGCCCCTGATGAAAGATTCACCGAATGCGAATGGGATGTTTTGAAGGCATCAATCGTTCCAGGAACTCAAATCGCGTCCCATGAAAACCCTGCCGTCCACCGAGGGGCGGCATCTCGCTTCGATCGAGTGCCTTGAGCCTGGGACTCGTCGAAATCGCCTCATGATGAATTTAAATTCAAACATTCCGGCAAGTTATATCCAATCATAAATACCAGATAATATTCGTGGGCCGGACGGAACGAAGCGCCTAAGTGTGGAGCATTTGGAGGGATGCTATGCGACGCGCTCTATGTTTGATAAGTCTGGTGATGTTCGCTCCGGGCTGCGATTATTCGGAAGAAAAGAAGACGACTCCCGTCACGGCTCAGCTGCAAACAGGACCAAGTGATGTGGACTGGCTTATGCAGAATCTTTTTCAACCCTCCTGCAGCCGCTGTCATAACGCTGGAAATCGCGCCGGTGGATTTCAATTTGAAAACGCGAATGATCTTTTGAACCCCACGCAGGCGGGTGCGATTCTTCCTGGCAATGCTCAAGGCAGTTTGATTTATTCCGTCATTGCCAATGGGTCGATGCCTCCGCGCGGTGCGAAACCCGATGCGGCTGCGGTGAAAGTTCTAAGCTGCTGGATTGATCAAGGGACCTCGCCGACCGGAGCGTCCTGCACGACAACGGCTGTTGTTCCTGGACCGGTGCCTTCGGCGAGTCCGACGCCTTCACCTGCTCCGACGCCTCCCGAGCCTGTGCCGACTTTTGCGGAACTCTTCACCTCCGTGCTGGAGCCGAACTGCGTTGGCTGCCATAACAGTGGATATCCCGCGGCTGGGATCAATCTGGAAAGCAAAGCCAGCATCCTCGCCAACGACGACCTTGTGCGCTGCGGTCGGGCGGACAATAGCCTTCTTTATAAAGTCGTCGCAAAAAATGCGATGCCCCTAGGCGGTCCCGCTTTGAAAGCCGACGAGAAAAAATCTCTGCGCCTTTGGATCGACGGAGACTGTCCATGAGGCTCTTCGGTTTTCTTCTGCTATCCCTTGTGATGCTGAGCAGCAAGGCCAGCGCCTATCCGGAATTCGCCGGGGAAGGCTATTTCAGCTGCAATTCCTGTCACGTCAGCACCTCCGGTGGTGATCTTCTCACGGCCTATGGACGAACCTTTGCCGAAGAAAAACTCGTGATCAAAAGTTTCGAAGGCGAAGCACGCTTCGGACACGGGGCCTTTGATCTGCCTGAGAACCTTATGATCGGCGGTCATCTGCGTTTGATTCAGACGCATTATGAAGACGGACGCCGGCGTGAGGGCGAGTTTTTCACCATGCAGCGTGATCTGGATCTCGGCTGGACTCAGGGGCCCGTGACGGCTTATGTCACAGCCGCATCGGAACGCAAAAACGCCTATGATTATGATGACGGCACCTTGAAAATCCGTAAGTGGGTTCTGCGCTATGACGCGCTGGAGTCGAT
It contains:
- a CDS encoding nuclear transport factor 2 family protein yields the protein MTKKELAISFLKMVASRDIRRAYELYIAPEFIHHNQFFKGDRQSLLLAMEEAARVNPHKVLTVKQAFEDGDTVITHSHVKQNPEDPGAAVVHIFRFKNDRVVELWDLGQPLMKDSPNANGMF
- a CDS encoding c-type cytochrome domain-containing protein; the encoded protein is MRRALCLISLVMFAPGCDYSEEKKTTPVTAQLQTGPSDVDWLMQNLFQPSCSRCHNAGNRAGGFQFENANDLLNPTQAGAILPGNAQGSLIYSVIANGSMPPRGAKPDAAAVKVLSCWIDQGTSPTGASCTTTAVVPGPVPSASPTPSPAPTPPEPVPTFAELFTSVLEPNCVGCHNSGYPAAGINLESKASILANDDLVRCGRADNSLLYKVVAKNAMPLGGPALKADEKKSLRLWIDGDCP